The genomic window GCGGCGATCCTCGAAGGGCAGCGTTCCCGTCTCACCCACGTGGATCCGGGGGAGGCAGTCTTCGACGTTCTCCCGCTCCGAGACGGCCTGGAACTCGCGTCCGGTTGCCTGCTTCAGGTACGCGGCCAGGTCCTTCCAGGCCTTCTCCGCTTCGCCAGTGGCGTCGCGCTGGTAGACGATGACGGCCTGAGTATCGCCGTCAAGAACAGTGAAGGGCTGGGCGAGGGCCTGTCCGGTGATTGCCGCGACAGCGAGCGCGATCCATCTCATAGTGCGGTTCTCCCTGGTCCATGTGCCGTGAGTCTGGCCCGGGCCGCGAACGCCACCGCGAGCCAGGTCGGTGTTTGCGATGACTCTCTATTCGCCATCGGGGTGCGGAGTACATTCCCTTCCTTTGCAGCAGGTCAGCGCAGGAAACGCAGCCACAGGTATGCGCTGGCCATGAGCATGGTCACGAGAGTGAAAGGGATCCCGTACTTCATGAAGGAGACGAAGGTCACGGGATGCCGGGAACGGTCGGCGATTCCCGCCGCGACCAGGTTGGCTCCAGCGCCCACGAGTGTGAAGTTCCCGCCGAAACAGGCGCCGAGTGAAAGCGCCCACCACAGTGGGTAGACACACGGGGAGTGAGCGATCTCCACGAATGTCGCGGTCTCGGGCGACGGATGCAGCGCCAGGCCGATGTCGTAGATGACCGCGTTCATCATGGGGACGAGGGCGACATTGCCCATGATCGCGGCGCTGATCGCAGACAGCCAGAGGGTTCCCATGGTGAGAGTGAAGAGTTGTGCACCCGTCAGGCCGCCCGATACATCGCCCCCACAGGTGGAGTCGATCAGCGCGCGCGCTATCATGTCCACGACGCCCACCTCCGCAAGACCACTCACCATGATGAATAGCCCCAGGTAGAAGAAGATCGTCTGCCATTCCACTTCCCGCAGCGTTTCCTCGGCATCTCCCTTGCGCAGCAGCAATACGGCCGCCGCACCGCCCAGGGCGATGGTTGCAGGTTCAAGGCCTAGTGTGCCATGCAGGAAAAACCCCAGGAGCACCAGCGCAACCACGACCCCGCATCGGCGCAGGAAGACCGTCTCGGTGATGGCCCGCGACTCATCGAACTCCATGATCTCCTCCTGGGCTTCAGGGGAGACGTGCAGCCGATTTCGCAAACCGGCCGCGATGATCCCGACCAGGAGAACCAGTGACGCCAGCGCGATGGGACCATCCACCTTCACGAAGTCCATGAAGCTGAGCCGCGCGAAGGATCCGATCATGATATTGGGCGGGTCGCCGATGAGGGTCGCAGTGCCGCCGATGTTAGATGCAAGCACCACGAAGATGACGTACGGAGCCGCACCCACCTTCAGGCGCTCGCAGATAAGGATCGTGACGGGAACGAAGAGCAGCACGGTGGTCACGTTGTCAAGGAGCGCCGAAATCACGGCCGTGGCCACGCAGAGGTAGATCAGGATGAGCACCGGGTTCCCACGGGCCAGTTTCGCAGCGCGGATCGCAGTCCAGCCGAACACCCCGGTGCGCCGCAGTTCGTGAACGACGACCATCATCCCAATGAGCAGGAGGAGGGTGTTCCAGTCCGTGCCGGGCACGTCGTCGTGCCCGTGCAGGGCCGCGTGCTGGTCGATGATCCCCAGCAGCAGCATTGCGGCGGCGGCGGCCATCGCGACCTTCGTGCGGTGGATCCTCTCCGAAGCGATGATCGCGAAAGCGTACACGAAAATCGCCGTCGCAAGGGCCTGCCCGAAATCAAGCCCACCGGTGCGCCCCACGGCGT from Armatimonadota bacterium includes these protein-coding regions:
- a CDS encoding ArsB/NhaD family transporter; protein product: MLGALAIPLSIYLLRRFSFSTFWAVALSVLGSGTYAVGRTGGLDFGQALATAIFVYAFAIIASERIHRTKVAMAAAAAMLLLGIIDQHAALHGHDDVPGTDWNTLLLLIGMMVVVHELRRTGVFGWTAIRAAKLARGNPVLILIYLCVATAVISALLDNVTTVLLFVPVTILICERLKVGAAPYVIFVVLASNIGGTATLIGDPPNIMIGSFARLSFMDFVKVDGPIALASLVLLVGIIAAGLRNRLHVSPEAQEEIMEFDESRAITETVFLRRCGVVVALVLLGFFLHGTLGLEPATIALGGAAAVLLLRKGDAEETLREVEWQTIFFYLGLFIMVSGLAEVGVVDMIARALIDSTCGGDVSGGLTGAQLFTLTMGTLWLSAISAAIMGNVALVPMMNAVIYDIGLALHPSPETATFVEIAHSPCVYPLWWALSLGACFGGNFTLVGAGANLVAAGIADRSRHPVTFVSFMKYGIPFTLVTMLMASAYLWLRFLR